The window AGAACATCATGTTCCTTTAAAAGAAGAAGACCATGGACGAGTTTTCCCAACTACAGATAAAGCAAGAACGATTGTAGAATGTCTAGAAAATACCGCTAAAGAGCAAGGAGCAGAATTTAAATTTCAAACCGAGGTCCAAAGTATTCGAGAAGAAAATGGCCTTTGGTATGTTAAAACGGAACAAGAATCTTTTTGTGCCTATACTTTAATTATTGCCACTGGAGGTTGTACTTATCGTCAAACGGGTTCCACAGGGGATGGTTATCGATTTGCTAAAGGTCAAGGTCATACTGTAACTCCGTTATATCCAACCGAAGCACCATTAATTAGTGAAGAAGCGTTCATTAAAGATCGTACCCTTCAAGGAATTTCTTTACGAGAAGTTGCGCTTACGGTTTGGAATGAACAAGGAAAAAAAGTCATCACACATCAACATGACTTATTATTCACGCACTTTGGTTTGTCTGGACCTGCAGCATTGCGTTGTAGTATGTTTATCAATCAACTATTACGCACACAAAAAGAAGTTATAGTCACCGTAAACTTCCATCCAGAAAAATCAGAAACCGATTGGCAAAAATATTTCCAAACAAAACAAAAAGAAGCAGGAAAAAAATCAGTCAAAAATGCTTGGAATGATCAATTTCAAGAACGAGTTTTACTCTTTTTATGTGAACAAAGTGGGATTGATCCACAGCAGCCGGTGCAACAAATTACGCCAGCGCAATACGAAACATTCTATCAAAAGATGACTGCCCTTCCTCTTTCTATTGTTCGTACCTATCCTTTAGAAAAGGCGTTTGTTACCGGAGGTGGAGTTTCTTTAAAAGAAATCACACCTAAAACGCTAGAAAGCAAGAAAAAACAAAATCTATTTTTTGCTGGAGAAGTATTAGATATTAATGCCTATACGGGTGGTTTTAACTTAACTGCTGCCTTTTGTATGGGCTATGTTGCCGGTAAACAAGCAGCTACGTTGGCGAGCTATTACCATTATTAAAAACTAGTCATTTCTTTTGCATCTTTTTTCACAGAGGAGTATAGTACTCTACGAAATAAAGGAGATGACAAAAATGGATATCATTCCAAATCGTTTTAAAGACAAAGTAATGATTATTACTGGAGCAGCAGGCGGGATCGGAAAAGCTTGTGCCATTCGTGCTGCCAAAGAAGGGGCAAAACTAGTTCTTGGAGATCAAAAAGAAGAAATGAGCCAAGAAACTCTAGAAGAAATTCAAAAAATCACACCAGATGTGGACTTTTTAGTTGGTGACTTATGTGAAGAAAAAAATTGTCAAGCTTTAGTTCAAACTGCGATTGAAAAATATGGTCGTATCGATATTTTAGTGAACAATGCTGGGATTACTGGAATTCCTGCTCCTGTTCATGAAATGAGCGAAGAAATGTTCCGTCATGTACTGGATAGTAACATTATGATTGCTTTTTATTGTTCAAAAGCAACTCTTCCTTATATGATGGAACAACACAATGGGTCTATCATTAACGTTTCTTCTGTTGCAGGATTAACGGGATTCCCTGGACATAGCGCTTATGTTACTTCTAAACATGGGTTAAATGGATTAACTCGTAACATGGCTCTAGATTATGCTTCTTATGGTATTCGTGTAAATGCGGTAAACCCAGGTACAACACAAACACCAATGTACGATGAAGCTTTAGCCTTTTTAGCTAGCAAACGCGAAAAAGCAGCAAAAGAAGGAACTGAACCAGAAGATAATATCGTTCAAGGAAAAACGGTTTCTCCACAAAAACGTGTTGCGGCCGCAGAAGAAGTCGCAAATGGTATTCTCTTCTTAGCCAGTGAAGAAGCAAGCAATATCACTGGTGTTTATCTACCTGTGGATGGTGGATTTACTGCCTTTTAATCTCTTTTCCTATAAAAATAGACTTAGGAACTTTCCTAAGTCTATTTTTTTTATAATTTTTCTTCATCTTGAGCTTCTTCAATCGCATTTTTCTTTACATAATGACTTGGTAAACAGCCAATCACAGCATTTCCCACTAAATTAATCCAAAAGATAAGCCCAAAAGCACCAAGGGAAGAATCAATGACAACCCATACTGCCCAACTGTAAAGTGCCCAACGAGCAATTCCAACATCTAATCCTCGACGAATGATTAACAACATAAAAAATAAAGTAAAAAAGCAAGAAATGGCATTTGGCACCACGATAAACGTCGTCATGCTCCAATGAAGAGCAGTAAATAACCCAAAAAAGATAAAAATGCAAAGCAAAGCAAAGACTGGGAAAATCCAAAACATACACCAAAAGTCTTTTCTCGCTAACGGTACATTTAAATTAAATAAATTTTTGAATTTTTCTTTCATTTCTTATTCCCTCTTTCATTCGTAAATCCTTTCACAATTATTGTATAATTCTTTTTGCAAAAAGAACAAAGATATGATGCGTAAGAGAACATAATTTTCTGTTTTTACTATATTCTTATTATGATAAACGTATAGAAATACTATAAAAATTGAGGGATTACCCTATTGGAGGTGTAGGCAAATGAAACTTTTAACCATCGTTTTACTTCTTATTGGAGCACTTCTCACCCTTTTTTATCTTCTCAATGGAGATATCTTCTTAGATATGATTCATGATCATTGGAAACAAATGGGCTTAAAACCCAAAAATGCTTTTCGTCTTATCCGACTAAAAATCAAACTTTTTTGGCAACGTTTATTTTCTCATTCGCAAAAATAAAAAACGATGATGGCTTTCATCGTTTTTTATGCAATAAAGTTTATCCTTCTTTTTTATAAGTAAACCATGATTCATTGAATTTCTTTCATTAATAAAATAAAAATCCACTATACCCTGTTTGCATGCGATTGGCTAATTCATAAACTTTTTTCACATAAGGATCTTGTTTTTGTCTGACATGGGTCATGAAATATCCACTAAGACTTCCCACTAAACGATAAGAAACATAACTCGGAAGCTCTCCTCTCTTTAGTCCTTTCACTGCTTCCACAAGAATGCTCTCGATTTCTGGCTCTAATACCCCATGTTCATGTGCTTCTTTAATTGCGGATAATAATTGTTGTTTATCTTCTTCCCTACTCATAAAAATCTCTCTTTCTGTTTATCCTTTTTATAAATTATACCATATTTATACACAATTCTTCACTTCTTACGTTTCAAACATTTATTTTTATCTGTTGATAAAGTAGTATCATTAGAATTCCTTCCCATTTATCGATTATTATTAAAGTGAAAGGGGTTATTGTCCTTTCTTATCTTTGGACAATGAGACGATAAAGAAAGAAGGAATACGCATGCAAGGGATATTATTTCTTATCTATATTATCGGAGGAAGTACTATTAGTTACGAAGTATTTTGGGCTTTTTGGTCATTAGTAAAAGCTATTTTTACTTTCAAAAAGAAAAAGGTTCCTTTTTGGACTTTATTTCTTACCTATTACAAGTCATGGAGTTTTTTCTTTATTTTCCGCAAATCATCATAGTCATTCTTTGTCAATCAAAAAAAGAGAGGGAATTTCCTCTCTTTTATTTTGCATCATACCAAGTTTTGCCATAAGAACTATCTGTTACTAAAGGTACGGATAATTTCACCGCTTCATCCATCGTTTTTTCCACTAGTGCTTGAACTGCTTCTAAATCTTCAGGATGAACTTCTAAAATGACCTCATCGTGTACTTGTAATAATAAATGTGCTCGATAATTACTATTTTCTAGCTCTTTTGCCATTTTATTCATCGCGATTTTCAATATATCCGCAGCACTTCCTTGGATTGGACTATTAATCGCTGTTCGTTCTGCAAAACTACGAACATTAAAGTTGCGACTATGAATATCTGGTAAATAACGACGACGAGCAAATAATGTTTCTACATACCCATCTTCTTTCGCTTTTTCTACAATCGCATCCATGTAGCGTTTTACTCCTGGATAGTGATGGAAATATTGATCAATAAAGGCTTTCGCTTCTTTTCTTGTAATTCCTAAGTTTTCACTTAATCCATAGTCACTAATTCCATAGACCACACCAAAGTTCACAGCTTTCGCTTCTCGGCGCATTTTTGGTGTAACTTCTTCTCCTGGTAAAAGATGGAAAATACGACGTGCTGTACTATCATGAATATCTTCTCCATCACGGAAAGCTTGTTCTAGACTAGCATCTTGGCAAATAGAAGCTAAGACACGAAGTTCAATTTGTGAATAATCAGAAGTTAAAATATACCAATCTGGATTTTCTGGCACAAAAGCTTTACGGATTCGTTTTCCTTCTTCCATTCGTACAGGAATATTTTGTAAGTTTGGATCTACAGAACTTAAACGTCCAGTTTGCGTTAACCCTTGCATGTAACGAGTATGTACTTTTCCATCTGCATGTACTTGTTTTAATAAGCCCGTAACATAAGTAGATTGTAATTTACTCCATTGACGATAGGTTAAAATATCACGGACAATAGGATAATCAGGTTCCAATTTTTCTAAAACATCTACCGAAGTAGAGTATCCTGTTTTGGTTCGTTTTAATACAGGAAGACCTAATTCATCAAAAAGTACTTCTCCTAGTTGTTTTGGTGAATTTAAATTAAAGCTATGACCTGCTTCTGCGTAAATTTTTTCTTCAATCTCTTTAATTTGTGCACCTAGCTCTGCTTCTTGCGCTTTTAATTGTTCCACATCGACTTTAATTCCACGATATTCCATTTTTGCTAGAACAAAAGCTAACGGAACTTCCATTGTTTCATAAAGCGCCATTTGATTTTTCTCTTCTAATTGAGCACGCATTTTCGGAACGATTTCAGCAAAAGCTTTGACTTTATTGGCCAGATGAGAAGATAAAATTTCTTCTTCTGGAATTGCACGTTTCGCTCCTTTGCCATAGATCTCTTCTTCATTGGCTACGCGAGAAACGTCATAATATTCAGTTAAACTTTCTACATCGGAACTGTCATTTAATGTATCTAAAAGATAAGAACCAAGATAAATATCTTCGACCTTTTCTCCAAGAGTTATTCCTTCTTTTTGTGCTAAAACCCAATGTTTTTTCACGTCAAAGAACCATTTTTTCTCATCATTGGCTAAAAATTGTTGGAATACTTCTTCTTTGATTAAGTCTGGTTTTCCAACATAAATCGTTTCTTGATCTCCCCAAGCGAGTCCAATTGGAGTCGCTGTATGATAATTTTCTTCAAACAACTCCAAATGAACGACTTGATTTTCATGGAACATCTCTGCGGTTACTTGGTCTACCCATTGATATTGAGTCTTTTCTACCGCCACTTTTGGTCGATCCATCGCTTTTAAAAATTGTTTGAAATCTAATTTCTCATATAATTCAATCAACGCTTCTGTAGCGACAGGTTTTGTTTTAATATCTTCTAGAGAAAGAGCAATTGGAGCATTCGTTTCAATCGTTGCAAGCTCTTTTGATAAAAAGGCTTGTTCTTTATCTGTAATCAAATGCTCCTTCATTTTACTTTTCTTCAATTCATCAATGTGCTCATATAAGTTTTCTACAGAATGATATTGAGTCAGTAATTTAATCGCTGTTTTTTCTCCTACTTTTGTTACCCCAGGGATATTATCGGAAGTATCTCCTGCTAGTCCTTTTAAATCAATGATTTGTTTGGGAGCCAGTTGATATTTTTCAAAAATTGCTTCTGGGGTATACACTTCAACTTCTTTTACCCCTTTTTTCGTCCATTTTACAGTGACATGATCTGTAACTAATTGGAATAAGTCGCGATCTCCTGTATAGATGACTACTTCTTCTTGACTGGCTTTTTGTGCCATTGTGCCAATAATATCATCGGCTTCATAGCCTTCTAATTCGTAGACAGTTCCTCCTTGGTCGGCAATTAATTCTTTAATATAAGGTAATTGCTCTAAAAACTCTGGAGGCGTCTTTTTTCTTCCTGCTTTGTATTCACTAAATTGCTCATGACGGAATGTTTTTTTACTTTTATCAAAAGCGACTAACCAATAATCTGGTTTTTCTTTTTCTAATAAAGCATCCAACATTAATTTAAAAGAATAAATTGCGTTAGTATGTAGCCCTTCATGGTTCACGAAACGATCCACTTGTTTTCCTAAGGCATAAAATGCACGATAAGAAAGACTACTTCCATCAATGAGTACTACTTTTTTACTCATCCTCTTCTCCTTCCATTACAATCGGTGCAAACGTAGCATCCACTAAGTCGACAAAAACCTTTGGATCGACTTCTACTTGTAACCCACGACGTCCTGCAGAAACGGTAATTGTTTCTAAAGACTGTGCTTGTTCGTCAATATAAGTGGGGAATGTTTTTTTCATTCCTAAAGGCGAACATCCTCCACGTACATATCCAGTTAATCCTTCTAATTCTTTTAAGGGTAATAATTCCACTCGTTTATTGTGAGAAGCAACGGCTAATTTTTTTAAATCAATCGTTGCATCTCCAGGCACTACAGCTACGACAGGACCTGTATCTTTTCCCACTGTAACAATCGTTTTATAAACGTGAGCAAGTTTTTTATCTAATGCTTCTGCGACGTGTTCTGCATCTAAAGCATCTTCTTTCCAAGCATACTCATGAATCTCATAAGGAATTTTTGCTCGGTCTAATTGTCGCATTGCGTTTGTTTTTTGGATTTTTTTCTTCTTTGCCATAATTCTTCCTCGATTTGTTTCATTTCATTGGCGGTAAACTGTCCTTCTTCTCGGCAACAGCTTCCTACACTTGCATAGACAAACTGCTCCTCTAATTCTGGAGCGAGTGCTCGACTCCATTTGCCACAATCTTGCATCACCATTAAGCTAAAAGGAATTTCTGCTTGCGTCCAACGCTCTTGTTCTAACAAAAGCCAATCGGTATCTTGAGAAAGTCCTAATGGATCTACCGCCATTTTGATTTGTTTAGGTTCTAACTCTAGTAATTCACTTCCAATAGCTACTCGCTGTTTGGCCTCTTCTCCATAAAGATGCGTACTTACTAAAAGATGTTCTTTTGGCCATTCTCCCCATAGCGGTAAATGTTCTGCGATAAAAGAGC is drawn from Catellicoccus marimammalium M35/04/3 and contains these coding sequences:
- a CDS encoding SDR family NAD(P)-dependent oxidoreductase, which translates into the protein MDIIPNRFKDKVMIITGAAGGIGKACAIRAAKEGAKLVLGDQKEEMSQETLEEIQKITPDVDFLVGDLCEEKNCQALVQTAIEKYGRIDILVNNAGITGIPAPVHEMSEEMFRHVLDSNIMIAFYCSKATLPYMMEQHNGSIINVSSVAGLTGFPGHSAYVTSKHGLNGLTRNMALDYASYGIRVNAVNPGTTQTPMYDEALAFLASKREKAAKEGTEPEDNIVQGKTVSPQKRVAAAEEVANGILFLASEEASNITGVYLPVDGGFTAF
- a CDS encoding NAD(P)/FAD-dependent oxidoreductase, with translation MIYDVIIIGAGAAGLFASVAASQEGASVLVLEKNKKAGKKLRLTGGGRCNVTSTLSIDEIIENIPGNGKFLYSTFSQFNNQDLLTFFPEHHVPLKEEDHGRVFPTTDKARTIVECLENTAKEQGAEFKFQTEVQSIREENGLWYVKTEQESFCAYTLIIATGGCTYRQTGSTGDGYRFAKGQGHTVTPLYPTEAPLISEEAFIKDRTLQGISLREVALTVWNEQGKKVITHQHDLLFTHFGLSGPAALRCSMFINQLLRTQKEVIVTVNFHPEKSETDWQKYFQTKQKEAGKKSVKNAWNDQFQERVLLFLCEQSGIDPQQPVQQITPAQYETFYQKMTALPLSIVRTYPLEKAFVTGGGVSLKEITPKTLESKKKQNLFFAGEVLDINAYTGGFNLTAAFCMGYVAGKQAATLASYYHY
- a CDS encoding type I 3-dehydroquinate dehydratase — protein: MEFKKTKIVIPMRILHFKEWHRFKASLGSLPFDVLEWRIDILKENQPTAFEAVIRDFQTTFPKKELMVTYRTEKREVNEEEKEKREEVYTYLLTQPLDYIDVECSFIAEHLPLWGEWPKEHLLVSTHLYGEEAKQRVAIGSELLELEPKQIKMAVDPLGLSQDTDWLLLEQERWTQAEIPFSLMVMQDCGKWSRALAPELEEQFVYASVGSCCREEGQFTANEMKQIEEELWQRRKKSKKQTQCDN
- the polA gene encoding DNA polymerase I: MSKKVVLIDGSSLSYRAFYALGKQVDRFVNHEGLHTNAIYSFKLMLDALLEKEKPDYWLVAFDKSKKTFRHEQFSEYKAGRKKTPPEFLEQLPYIKELIADQGGTVYELEGYEADDIIGTMAQKASQEEVVIYTGDRDLFQLVTDHVTVKWTKKGVKEVEVYTPEAIFEKYQLAPKQIIDLKGLAGDTSDNIPGVTKVGEKTAIKLLTQYHSVENLYEHIDELKKSKMKEHLITDKEQAFLSKELATIETNAPIALSLEDIKTKPVATEALIELYEKLDFKQFLKAMDRPKVAVEKTQYQWVDQVTAEMFHENQVVHLELFEENYHTATPIGLAWGDQETIYVGKPDLIKEEVFQQFLANDEKKWFFDVKKHWVLAQKEGITLGEKVEDIYLGSYLLDTLNDSSDVESLTEYYDVSRVANEEEIYGKGAKRAIPEEEILSSHLANKVKAFAEIVPKMRAQLEEKNQMALYETMEVPLAFVLAKMEYRGIKVDVEQLKAQEAELGAQIKEIEEKIYAEAGHSFNLNSPKQLGEVLFDELGLPVLKRTKTGYSTSVDVLEKLEPDYPIVRDILTYRQWSKLQSTYVTGLLKQVHADGKVHTRYMQGLTQTGRLSSVDPNLQNIPVRMEEGKRIRKAFVPENPDWYILTSDYSQIELRVLASICQDASLEQAFRDGEDIHDSTARRIFHLLPGEEVTPKMRREAKAVNFGVVYGISDYGLSENLGITRKEAKAFIDQYFHHYPGVKRYMDAIVEKAKEDGYVETLFARRRYLPDIHSRNFNVRSFAERTAINSPIQGSAADILKIAMNKMAKELENSNYRAHLLLQVHDEVILEVHPEDLEAVQALVEKTMDEAVKLSVPLVTDSSYGKTWYDAK
- the ybaK gene encoding Cys-tRNA(Pro) deacylase, translating into MAKKKKIQKTNAMRQLDRAKIPYEIHEYAWKEDALDAEHVAEALDKKLAHVYKTIVTVGKDTGPVVAVVPGDATIDLKKLAVASHNKRVELLPLKELEGLTGYVRGGCSPLGMKKTFPTYIDEQAQSLETITVSAGRRGLQVEVDPKVFVDLVDATFAPIVMEGEEDE